The genomic interval ATGGGTTCAGCTTTATATAAGAAAACTCTCTCAACAGTCAGAGTTCAAGCCTTTCAACAAAAAAAGTTGGGTACCTCTATGCAAGTCGCTGGCTAGGTatgcagaggaggagaaggatatAGATGAATAAGGCTCAGTGCCACACTCCAGAAACTTACTGGCTAATAGTAAGAGGCTGGTACGAGAACAGATTGTTCCACCATAACGTGGCACATTCTGTGATAGCAGGCTCTACAACCCCGCCGTCCAGTACAATAGTCACTAACCATGTGGCCAcagagcacttgaaatgtggctagtctgataTCCTATAAGTGTAATATACACAGCAGATTGTGGATATTTCgtatgaaaaaaaatactgtaaagtATCTCAGTAGTTTTTACACTGATTATATGTATTGGGTTAAATGcaatatattactaaaattaatttcaccgatttcttttttaatgtggctactataAAATCTTAAATTACATATGTAGTTTGCATTGTATTTCTATCGGACAGCACTGTTCTGAAGGGTATTGTGGCAATGTGGTTGGAATATATGAATCTAAGCTGTCTTAAAGGGTGAATAAGAAGGAGCTAAGCATGGAAACGCAGGAAGGGTGCAAGTATCCATGTGGACAAGTTAAAACTGGATCCCtatctcacaccattcacaaaaagtaGCTCTAGCTACATTAGggattaaatgtgaaaaacaatttctgtttttgaagaaactttctttttttaaaaaaaattttttttagtatttattttatttttgacagagagagagcatgagcaggggaggggcagagagagagaggggggacacagaatctgaagcaggctccaggctctgagctgtcagcacagagcccgacgcggggctcgaactcacggaccacgagatcatgacctgagctggagtcggacactccactgactgagccacccaggcaccctgaagaaactttcttaatgattttttatttaaattatttaagaatagggggcacctgggtggctcagtcaattgagcattcgacttcggctcaggtcatgatttcacgtgtctgtgagttcgagcgccgcatcgggccctgtgctcacaactcagcgcctggagcctgctccagattctgtgtctccctctctctctgctcccccccacccctgccactctcaaaaataaataaacatttaaaaaaatttttttaattaagaataggcattagttggttaagtgtctgacttcagctcatgtcatgatctcacggttcatgtgttcgagccctgcatcaggctctctgatgtcaacacagagccagtttcagatcttctgtttccttctctctctgcccctcccctgctcatgctctctttgtcaaaaataagtaaacattaaggaaaaattagcatttttttcacAAGTTTCAAaacccaaaagcaacaaaaggtACACAGTGATCTGATCTCCAGTCACCTCATTCCACTCCCTGGAAACCTCTGTTAATCTCTTTCCTATGTATCCTTTCAGACATACTTTTAATGCTTTCAAAAgcaaatacaggggcgcctgggtggcttgtcttgttaagtgtccgacttcggctcaggtcatgatcttatggtttgtgagtttgagccctgcatcaggctttgtactgacagtgtggaacctacttgggattctctctctctccctctctctctgaccctcccctgctcgtgcactgtctttctctctctctctctctctcaaaataaataaataaactttaaaaaaaaaaaaggggaaaggtaTGAATGGATCTCTTTGTGATCTCTGggtagaaaggattttttttttaaacaagacaccaaaagaagaacaaattataaAAGATTGGTAAATTTAACACTAAAACTGAAAACATGAGAAGATaccataaaacaaaatgaaaacaaaaggctCACACTGGGAGAACATAATTGTTACACAGGTAActgacaaaaaaccaaaaaaaaaaaaaaaaaaaaaacccaaaagattactAACGGTAATATAGAGACAGCTACAtattaatacaaaaaattaaaaactcaacagAACCATAGACCCAAGTAATTCACGGGAGAATCCAAAGTGGCCACTAAACTGATGAAAAAGATGGTTTATTCTCACCAGtaatcaggggaatgcaaattaaaaccgtAATTTGATGAGTGTGTTTCACACTCATCATCAGAtcagcaaaatttattttttttaacgttttatttatttatttatttatttatttatttatttatttatttttgagacagggagagacagagcatgaacaggggagggtcagagagagggagacacagaatctgaaacaggctccaggctctgagctgtcagcacagagcccgacgcggggctcgaactcacggaccgcgagatcgtgacctgagccgaagtcggccgcttaaccgactgagccacccaggcgcccccagatcagCAAAATTTAAACATCTGACAAGacccagtgttggtgaggatgtggacaaccAGGATCTCTTAATGCCCTGCAGCTGAGAAtgtgagaatataaattgatacaaCCACTTCTAAGAACAATGTGGCAACAAATGGCAAAGCTGTGCATAACCATAGGGGGCAGCCCTGGCAGTTAAAGATGGGGAGACCCAATCTGCAACTCAGCAATTCCAATCCTAAACATGCAAGTTGGCAAGATTCCACATGTGTGCACAAGGAAGTATGTATGGTCAAGAATGTTATAGCAGGACTATTTATAgtgacaaaaagaaacaaactaatgggatgcctaggtggctcagatcatgatctcaaggttcatgggttcgagccccgaaccagctctgtgctgacagctcagagcctggagcctgcttcggattctgtgtctccctctctctctgcccttcccctgcttgtgctctgtctctgtctctcaaaaataaataaacgttaaagaaaaaaattaaaaaaaaaaaaaaaagtagatgcatgtccatcaacaggagacTAGAGATGGAAAAGTCTTCCAGCCCTGAGAAAGTGAAGGGAAGTCATTTGTATCAACACAGACCTGTCTCAGAGGGTGAAGTGATACAAGTTGCAGAAACATGCAAACTGCACGACACAGTTACATAAGGCTTAAAAACACACACTATATACTAcccaaggataaaaaaaaattcgtGTGATCAcagtaaaagaaatacatgaaaataatagaaaccaAATTCAGGATGACAGTTATGGGAGTAGAGGAGGGATCGTGGAAGGATTTGTAAAGCTGTCGCTATATTGAGAATATTTTAATGGCATTATGCAATTCATTACACCTTTTGTCTGTCCCAATGATTTCATGATAACTCACGAAGAAAGATTTCTCTCTCCTCCGATTACCGTGAGAGGTGTCCCGCTCCATTCCCTCCTCAGTTTCAAACTTGCTTCTGTGCCCACCTCTCTTTCGAAACAGCTGTAGCCAAGTTCACGGGTGACCTTCATGTTGACCACCAAAGTGACGTCTCTTCCCTTGACAACAGGCAGCAGAGCAGATGGTTCCTCCTTCTTGAAACTCTGCCTCTCCACACACCCCCATTTGCCACTCCACTCCCCACCAACCCCTTGCCACCCCTGCCTCACACACTGcatcttttctgtctccttagCTGGCTCGATCCAGGGACCCCTTTTCCTCACCATCGACATCTCCTCTTAGGTGATTTCCCCTAGTTCCGTGACTTTCAATGCATCTGTATGCTCCCAGATACTTCCAAGTGTGTATTCCTGACCAAGATACCCAATAGCCTATTTGACAAATCCACTTGGATGCCGAGTAGGTAGGATGAACATATAATTTACCATCCAAACACTCCTCAGAACAAAAGTAGAACCACAGACATAACCTGAACTGTCCCCGGTAGACGATGTTAGTCTACATTAATGTGGTAGTTCAGTCCCAACATGTTCAAACTAGAAATCTCCAGtcgggcgcctggctggctcagtcggtggagtgtgcaactcttgatcgcggggttgtgggttcaagccacacgtcgggtgtagagattacttaaaaataaattaaaaaaaaaaaaaaaaggaaagaaagaaagaaggaaggaaggaaagaaggaaagggagaaacctCCGATCTATGCTAAAATCTGTCCCTTACTCTGATTCCCATCTCCGTGAAACCCATTTTCTCAAAACAGAAATCCAGGAATCTGAACTATGAACCCCACCATCATTGAGCCTTTCCTTTCCATCATGTCCCATACAATCTATCCACAGAATCTACAGCATCTATCTGCAAAATACCCGCACCCCCTGTGTCTCTTGCCTGCTAACCCACGCTTGTCCCTCTACATTCcgttctccacacagcagccaaagAGAGCTTTCTAGAACTCAACATCAGACCACGGCACCCCTCACTTAAAAGCCTTCCACAGTGAGTGGATTATTGCCATCCACAACAACACAGACGAATGTCACAAACAGGAGGTTGAACAAAAGAAGCTAGACCCAACAGAGCAGACCCTATAATTCCTTCATATGAAGTTCAAAACCAGGAAAGACGAATCTGTTCCTGGATGTCAGGAGAGTGAGTACCATTTCTTGATGCAGGTGCTGGTTGCACAGGGGTATTGGGTTCATGAGAAAATTCATTAAGCTCATGTACAGTTGAGACTTGTGCACTTTGCATACCATATTTCAACACCAGATTTTCACTTGTTTATTGTCTAGATCACTCCACCACCGGATTTAGGCTCCGGTGGGTAGGGATCTTGTCtgctggctcactgctgtctccCCAGAGCTTGACTCACTGCTGGACACACAGGCTCTGACAAGGACGTGTAGGGGGATACAGTCAGACCAGCAGCAGGGAGAACCTAGGAGGTGAGGGCAGGTGACCCGTGGGAGTGATGACCAGATCCAAAGCGTGGCTAAAGCCagaatggagaggaggagagagcggAGAAGGATTTAGAAGGTGAAATTAAGTTGGTAGACTGCTGATTTAACTTTCCAATTACTTCTTACTCCAGAGATAAAAACAACACTCTCTACAGCGACCTTAAAGCCTTAACGCCATCGGTCTCCAGTTCCcctctgacccctccccacccccaccccgccccagccttATGGATCTCCTGCTCATCCTGAACCTTCTGAGCATGCTCCCACTTCTGCCCTTGCTCCTCCTCTGCCCGGGAAGCTCCTCCCTAAGATTTCCATGgtgcctgccctcccctgcttccagtCTCTGCTCCCACACCACCTATAGGGGAGgccttccctgcttcctttctccccatAGCCCTTGTCAGCCTCTGACACACCATCtatttcacttgttttatttaCTACCTGTCTCCCCACACTGCCGGTTTGTTAGAAGCAAGAGTCTATCCCAGGCACTTGCTCTTAACCAGTGTTCTTCAGGGTTGCAGGCGGCCACTGCAGAGACACCCTGCGCTCACAGACAAGGGCCCACCCACGTGGACACCCCCGCTGCCCCCAGCCGGGTGCCAGTGCCGCGGTGCGCCCAATCACTCCCCCCAGATCTGGGGCGCTGACAGCCTCCAGCTGGAGCCAGCGCTTCCTGCAGCCTGCCCCCCGGCTGGCGGGCGCCTGCTCCTGGCAGAAGGACCCGCATGTAATTAGAAACTCCAGAAGCTCCCTAATTGCCAGTTCTCCCAAACTGGGAGGCCGGCGCTATTTCTGAGCCGCCCTTGTTGCCAGCTGCTGGAGGTCCCTAGAGGGGAAGAGGCTGAGAGCAGAGCCAGGCTGGCGTGGAGGCGGCCCTGGAGACGGCTGGCGAGGTCAGAGGGGACTGCGCGGAGAAGGGCGGGCGAGTGGTCAGAGGACAAACGTGGCAGAGAGGGCTGCCTGCCCTCAGGCACCAGCCGGGTGCTCAGTGCAGCCTGTGgcctcctcccaccttcctccgCCCTCCTGCTCCCACTCACGCCCAGAATAGTGACAGCAAAGCAGCCAGggccattcattctttattcgCGTGGCataaaaatcattacaaaaacTTTACAAAAGAGCCTTAGGGAACtatccccctcctctcccactgcAGCCCCTGAGACACCTGGGTAGAGGAGGGAGCGGAGGGAAGGAGAGTCCTGGCAATGTGGGTATGTCCAAGGAGCGGTGGGGGGACTGAGGTGACACAACATCAGGGTGGGCGGAGGGCTGAGGGCCTTGGGGAGGTTAAGAGCGAAGCAGGGACTGGAAGGCTCAACTCCCACCCACACAGTGGGACAAGGCTCCACCCCCAGGGTCTGTCAGTTCTCTCCCCAGCCAAGGCATCCattccctcctgtccccaccccccctctgGTAAAACAAATGTGGAAGTGCCACCGCCAACTTAGGGAAtaacctctctcccttcctgacaAAAGTGGATCTCTCTAGCTGCCCCTCTGCCCAAGCCCCAAACAAGGACAGCCTCCTAGCCGCTTTGGAAGAAATGATGTGGGATCCAGGCCCATGATTCCCTGGCGCCCGCCCACATcctggccccacccaccccaaactCCCCGAGAGAGGAGAGGAGCGGGGAGAAAACAACTCCTCTCCGCTCCCAGACCGCCCACCCAGACCCCTGCCCTAATCCACGAAGCTGTTTGGAAAGAGTCTCAGGAGTTGAGAAGTTGGTCCAGGCAGGGACTCAGGATGCTGGCAGCTGGCCTCTCACTTGGGGCTATTAGGCTGGGGGTAATCCTCCTCTGAGGGGGGCGCAAGTTTCAAGTCAGGGCCAAAGGGCTTGTCTCCACGGGGGAAGGCTTTCTGGTTCAGGAAGGAGTCCCTGTCGTCCGGGGAATCCTGCTGTTCCTTGCGCTCCCACTGCGCGCTGGGGTTGGGGTTCCTCACGCTGCCCACGAAGAGGGGCATGCTTGTTGTGTCCTCGAGGATGAAGAAGACAAAGGGGCGGTTCACgatgaaggaggagagagacatgCGGGACATGGCAGTGCCGGTTGCCGCGGCCGCCTCCACGCCAGCCTCGCTGAGCTCCAGAGTGGACTGATGCTGCACGCTGGACACCACCAGCCTCTGGTCAGAGATCCCGCGTAGGTCTGGGGCCTGGAACAGTTCCTGCAGGCCTGCCCAGGGCAGGGGATTGCTGCTCAGAGCTGCCTGCTGCCCCCCAGGCCGCCTGGGCACCCGGGAGGGTGTCTGGCATCCTGGCCAGGGAACACCTCCAACCCACAGGTCCCCGGTTAACTCTTATTTAACCTCCAAGTATCAGCTTAAAagtcccttcctccaggaagccctccctgatcccctgcccccaaatccaGTGAACTGGAGAGAAGCCCCTCCCTCTTTTCACTCATACTGAATTGTAAGTACCTGATTCCTTATTTGTCCACTCCATCTGACGGAGCTCTTGGTACACGGTGGGCTCCCAGTGCCTAGTACAGTGCCCCTTGCAGGACAGCCAGAAAGGCTCACATGCCACCCAGGCTCTCTAGCGGGGATTCTCTGCAATGCTCAGTCTTGGATGGAGCAGGTCCTCATTCCCTGGgccaccccagcccaccccaggaCAGATGGTCCAGGGGCTCATAGGAAATGCTCTTGCCTCCCGAAGCCCCAGAAAAGGCTGGGACCCAAAGCTAGGGTACCCCACTgccagcttggggtgggggtgggggttcctcCTCACCCACTCTGGCTGTCCCATGCCCTAGCCTGACTTAGGGGAGGCTGTCCCATGCCGTAGCCTGACCCGGGGGAGCTGTCCCATGCCCAGCCTCCTTACCCAGCTGGCTGAGGGTGGCCACCAGGTCCAGCTGGTATTTCAGATGCAGCTTAGGCAGCTGGACCTTGGTGGGTTTCTCTCGCAGTAAGGGCTGGTGCAGGATGTCCCAGCTCAGGTTGGCCAGCACCTGGGACACGTTCCACTCAAAGTGGGTCGGCATAATGACCACAAAGCTCATGTTGTTCTTAAAGGGGAAATGAGCCACCTACGGAAAAGGAAAGGCAACAACGTGAGGACCAGTAAGCGCCCAGACCCGATGGGGTCTGGGCCAGCACATGCTGCTGAGACAGATGGACCAGGGGTTCCAGGCTATTCTTCTCAGGTTGTGTTcggcctccctgagcctccatttcctcacttgTGAAGTGGAATAATACTACCTGCCCACATTGCAGGGTGATGtgtgacacacacagagaggagagagagagagccttttAAAGCTTCTAGCagaggggcatttgggtggctcaatcagttaggcgtccgacttgggctcaggtcatgatctcacggtttgtgagttcaagccccgcatcgggctctctgctgtccgcgcagagcccacttcggatccctgtccccctctgtctctgcccctcccctgctagcactctcttcctcaaacataaataaacatttaaagcttCTAACAGAGTATCGGCACATAggcagtgctcaataaatggtgactttctctctcttcacctgcTACCAGTGACTTGGGTTGAGAAAGGCCCCCGTGTCGGCctctcagtttctccatgtgtACAATGGCCTGCGTTGTTCATGTCCAAACCACCCTGGGTTCTGTAGAGGAGCCACCGCAAAGGGtggttccctccccaccccccaaccttcAACAGTGACTGCCCGGGTGTGTATGTGGTTTGAGGTAAGATTTCATGTCAGTGGGGTTTCTGCAGCTACGCAAGTGTGGAAAGCACTGGGCTCGATGGCCCCTGGCAGCTGTGACCCCCTCAGGCTCCAGGCAGAGCAGCCAGGGAGCAGGAGCcctggcgggggggcgggggcagccccACCTTTGGCTGCCCAGGGCCTACCTGCAGAGTGCATGAGGAAGAGGAGGCCCGAGGGCCAGGAACAGAGGCAGAGGgtaaaggaggaggggcaggacaCAGCCTAGAGAGCAGGAACAGCACGAAGGGCACAGGTGGGGAGGTGAACAAGACTGTCTACCTGTCAGGGTGGAAGGGAGAAGCGGGACGCTGCTCCAAGGGTCCGCCTCAACCACAGGCCCACAGCCCCTCTCAGGAGGGCTAACAGAAGCAGCTGAGGTCTGTGCCAGGCCGTCTTGTGAAACTAACCAACACTGCCGTCTCTGCCACAGCTCACGGGCCCTGGGATCCACGCTCAAGCCAAGAGGACCACATTTGGGCCAGAAGCAAGGGAGGCCTCACCTGAGACAGCTTGGCATTGCACTCCATGCGATCAGAATGTTCCAGCAGGATACTGACAAATCCATCCCAACCAGACCCTCCTTTCTCTTAAGGAGCACTGTGACAGCCAGGTCACATCGCCCAGGCTTGGGGATGCTGAGGCTGAGTGGCTCTACAGCTGTTGAGTGGCCCCTGTGCTGCCCAACAACCCATGGGCCTTTATAATAAACCCTTATCACCAAAGATCACCTGGGTTTCGACCCAAGGCCCCTCCTCAAAGAACGCTCCCTGACCACTGTATCTAAAATATCTTCCCCAGCCACCGatcaatcactttttttttttccttcgcaGCACTCACCACTCTCTGAAACTATGTTTGTTCGTGTACTCTGTATCTTCCCTCCCGAGAGCGGGGACCAGATCCCCCTTGTGCTCCCGGAGCCTAGAACAGGATCTGGCATGCAGCACATGCCCCCACATACTTTTGCCAAATTAATGAACTTCGAAGAGACTGGAACCTCAGTCCCCACTGGGTCAGGGCACAGTGAGACCTTCCAGAGCCACCTGTCTCAGCGACAGGACTGCAAGGAAGATGGGCCACAGCTCCCTCTACCCCTGTGCCTGCTccacagccccgccccctcctttcCCCGCCTCCCAGCAGTCAGGCCCAGCCTGGGTGGGTGATCAAAGGTGACCTGTATCTCAGGCTGCTCCAGCAGGAACCAGCGCAGGGGATACGTGCGGGCTTGCATCATGTCCACTGGCACCGTGAACTCCTCATTCAGGTGGAAACTGTCTCTCTGGGTGAGGCTCGGGTCGAACTTGCTCCTCCAGAAACCTATatccagcagagggcaggggccacaTAGACTGGGACACCACCAGCCTCTTCCCTATTCCACCCAGAACCCGTTCAAGGGACAAAAGGTAGAGTCAAACCCCCAAGGGACACTGTGCCAGTGCATACCCAGCTGATCTAAGGTGTCTTCCCTGTAGCATTTTGGAAATCTGGACTTGCATTCTTCCCATGCCCTGCCATGCTCCCAGGAGCgtcccacctgcccccccacccccacctggccgATCCTTTCAGACTCAGTTTCCTGCTAGGGCACAACAGCCCTATCCAGTTCCTGGCCCCCTCTTTGGCAAACCATCACCtgtttcccaccctcccccaagcCACAACCCAGAgatctccctgcctcctggcccaGCCCTGAGGAGAAAAACCCTGAGGACAAAGGTTTTGCAGCCCAGCTCAGCCTACAGGGCAGGGGTAccagctgaggggtgggggacccGAGGAGAGGACAAACGCACCCTGGAAGTGGATGGCATTGAGGAGAAGCAACACTGTGTCATCTG from Panthera leo isolate Ple1 chromosome E1, P.leo_Ple1_pat1.1, whole genome shotgun sequence carries:
- the SERPINF2 gene encoding alpha-2-antiplasmin isoform X2 encodes the protein MGKTGKNMALLLRGLLLLGLSCLQGPCLVFSAASAMEPLDQQLMSGPAQEKLPPLILLKLGNQEPSGHFALKKAPRDCKGAPTPEETRKLAQAMMAFTTDLFSLVAQRGTSPNLILSPLSVALALSHLALGAQNQTLQKLLQVLHADSGHCLPHLLSHLCQDLGPGAFRLAARMYLQKGFPIKEDFLEQSEQLFGAKPVSLTGRKRDDLVNINQWVKEATEGKIEDFLSELPDDTVLLLLNAIHFQGFWRSKFDPSLTQRDSFHLNEEFTVPVDMMQARTYPLRWFLLEQPEIQVAHFPFKNNMSFVVIMPTHFEWNVSQVLANLSWDILHQPLLREKPTKVQLPKLHLKYQLDLVATLSQLGLQELFQAPDLRGISDQRLVVSSVQHQSTLELSEAGVEAAAATGTAMSRMSLSSFIVNRPFVFFILEDTTSMPLFVGSVRNPNPSAQWERKEQQDSPDDRDSFLNQKAFPRGDKPFGPDLKLAPPSEEDYPQPNSPK